The genome window CTGGTTGAGTGCTATCAACCAACGCCCCGAAGGAGAGAAAACAACATCGCGCGGATTCTTGCCGCCGGTTGAAAAGTGGCTGTGCAAGGAAAGGGAGCCCGATGCATCAATCACAAATACGGCAACCGTATCACTCCCGCGTACCGAGACGGCCAGGGATTTTCCTGATGGATGCAAGCGGATCGCCGCCCCCCCAGGAACGCCTGCAAAACCGGGTGGAAGGGCAGACAGCGAATCGACCAGCTGCCAATCTTCTTTCCCCCCTGACGCATAGACGCGCACCATCGCATCCAGCTCGCCGATGAGATAAAATACCGGAAGACGCGGATGGAAAACCAGATGACGCGGACCGGAACCCGCCGGGAGAGAAAGGGAACGCGCTTCTCCAAGCCTCTTTCCTTCGATCGCATGAACCCAGACAGCATCACTGCCCAGATCACAAACCAACACCTGCTTGCCATCGGGCGAAAGGGTGGCCTGGTGCGGGTGGGGTTTTTCCTGGCGCTCTTTGTTAGGGCCCGAGCCGCGATAGCTGATCACCTGATGGGCGGGCAGGATCTCTCCGTCGGCACGCAACGCATGAACCGAAACACCAGCCAAATAACTCACCGCATAGAGAGTCGCGCCATCGGCAGAGAGTTCCAGATGACAGATCGCGCCCCCGCTGCTTTTTTGCGCCGGGAAGGCCAGGGTGCGGGGCTGCCCTTCCTCCAGCCCATAGACCGAGATCTCGCCATCCTCCATAAAACGTTCATGCGCTA of Akkermansiaceae bacterium contains these proteins:
- a CDS encoding lactonase family protein — protein: MTSNNTTQLLIGSINIAGDWFRATGCGLTLCTLDEMSGHLSAVAQFPEVENAIWMARTPRHLLVAHERFMEDGEISVYGLEEGQPRTLAFPAQKSSGGAICHLELSADGATLYAVSYLAGVSVHALRADGEILPAHQVISYRGSGPNKERQEKPHPHQATLSPDGKQVLVCDLGSDAVWVHAIEGKRLGEARSLSLPAGSGPRHLVFHPRLPVFYLIGELDAMVRVYASGGKEDWQLVDSLSALPPGFAGVPGGAAIRLHPSGKSLAVSVRGSDTVAVFVIDASGSLSLHSHFSTGGKNPRDVVFSPSGRWLIALNQDSDTVISFAFDPATGLPTGGSGATLSLGSPVCAIFQP